One window of the Pseudomonas knackmussii B13 genome contains the following:
- the ccmD gene encoding heme exporter protein CcmD, translated as MSFQSFSDFLAMGHHGPYVWSAYGISLVVLALNVAMPLLARKRYLQEEARRLRREANK; from the coding sequence ATGAGTTTCCAGTCGTTCTCCGATTTCCTCGCCATGGGGCATCACGGTCCGTACGTGTGGTCGGCCTACGGCATCAGCCTGGTGGTGCTGGCGCTCAACGTGGCCATGCCGCTGCTGGCCCGCAAGCGTTACCTGCAAGAAGAGGCGCGCCGTCTGCGCCGGGAGGCCAACAAGTGA
- the ccmE gene encoding cytochrome c maturation protein CcmE, whose product MNPVRKKRLYIVLAIVAGVGAAAALALSALQQNINLFYTPTQIANGEAPHDTRIRAGGMVEKGSLKRSADSLDVQFVVTDFAKEVTVKYRGILPDLFREGQGIVALGKLDENGVLTADEVLAKHDEKYMPPEVTKALKDSGKLGQVESAKPGNVAQGSN is encoded by the coding sequence GTGAATCCGGTTCGCAAGAAACGCCTGTACATCGTCCTCGCCATCGTCGCCGGCGTAGGGGCTGCTGCCGCCCTGGCGCTGTCTGCGCTGCAGCAGAACATCAACCTGTTCTACACGCCGACGCAGATCGCCAACGGCGAGGCGCCGCACGACACGCGCATCCGCGCCGGCGGCATGGTCGAGAAGGGGTCGCTCAAGCGCTCGGCCGATTCGCTGGACGTGCAGTTCGTGGTCACCGACTTCGCCAAGGAAGTCACCGTGAAATACCGCGGCATCCTCCCCGACCTGTTCCGCGAAGGGCAGGGCATCGTGGCCCTGGGCAAGCTCGACGAGAACGGCGTGCTGACCGCCGACGAAGTGCTGGCCAAGCACGACGAGAAATACATGCCGCCGGAAGTCACCAAGGCGCTGAAGGACAGCGGCAAGCTCGGCCAGGTCGAGTCCGCCAAGCCCGGCAACGTCGCCCAGGGGAGCAACTGA
- a CDS encoding GGDEF domain-containing protein, which translates to MSQPFSQRLRQLYRLTPPLARSVASENLKRLTWLALIGVPFGLLHILAFSLNLQGTRAEFDGWRHGIIATHAVVALLLACIGLLAWYARRRTEPAPLLYCEALGTGAAGVLLAFGLTITFFDQQVTSSITPFLMGCVAAALILLLRPLAAATLYVGAFVAFELAMELAQPDPQMRLSNQMGGLTICGIGILLSLILWSGNLRNLRQRQHLRRQRKELEEKNRQLEYLAGHDPLTGLFNRRQFDQLVKQELARCDRQPMPVSLLMIDLDHFKFINDRYGHPLGDEVIRHTANLLRKHTRSTDSVARLGGEEFLLLLPDSAVPQAMAIAEKLRKLLEETPLPMKDGLLYLTASFGIATLESGVSGTYERLYATADQALYRAKASGRNRVEVMDAAPCGTLE; encoded by the coding sequence GTGTCCCAACCCTTCTCGCAACGCCTTCGCCAGCTGTACCGGCTGACGCCGCCGCTCGCCCGCTCGGTCGCCTCGGAAAATCTCAAGCGCCTGACCTGGCTGGCCCTGATCGGCGTACCCTTCGGTCTGCTGCACATCCTGGCGTTCTCGCTGAACCTGCAAGGCACGCGGGCCGAGTTCGATGGCTGGCGCCACGGCATCATCGCCACCCATGCAGTGGTCGCCCTGCTGCTGGCATGCATCGGGTTGCTGGCCTGGTACGCCAGGCGCCGCACCGAGCCCGCCCCCCTGCTCTACTGCGAAGCGCTCGGCACCGGCGCCGCCGGGGTTCTGCTGGCGTTCGGCCTGACCATTACCTTCTTCGATCAGCAGGTCACCAGCAGCATCACCCCCTTCCTGATGGGCTGCGTAGCCGCCGCGTTGATCCTGCTGTTGCGCCCGTTGGCGGCCGCGACCCTCTACGTCGGCGCCTTCGTGGCCTTCGAGCTGGCCATGGAGCTCGCCCAGCCCGATCCGCAGATGCGCCTGTCCAACCAGATGGGCGGCCTGACCATCTGCGGCATCGGCATCCTGCTGTCGCTCATCCTCTGGTCCGGCAACCTGCGCAACCTGCGCCAGCGCCAGCACCTGCGACGCCAGCGCAAGGAGCTCGAGGAGAAGAACCGGCAACTGGAGTACCTCGCCGGCCACGACCCGTTGACCGGGCTGTTCAATCGCCGCCAGTTCGATCAACTGGTGAAGCAGGAACTGGCGCGCTGCGACCGCCAGCCGATGCCGGTCAGCCTGCTGATGATCGACCTCGACCATTTCAAGTTCATCAACGACCGCTACGGGCATCCGCTGGGCGACGAGGTGATTCGTCACACCGCAAACCTGTTGCGCAAGCACACGCGCAGCACCGACAGCGTGGCGCGCCTGGGTGGAGAGGAGTTCCTCCTGCTGCTGCCTGACTCGGCGGTGCCGCAGGCCATGGCGATCGCCGAGAAGCTGCGCAAGTTGCTCGAGGAAACGCCGCTGCCGATGAAGGACGGCCTGCTCTATCTGACAGCCAGCTTCGGCATCGCCACCCTCGAAAGCGGTGTGAGCGGTACCTACGAGCGCCTCTACGCCACCGCCGACCAGGCGCTGTACCGGGCCAAGGCCAGCGGCCGCAACCGCGTCGAAGTGATGGATGCGGCGCCTTGCGGCACCTTGGAATAG
- a CDS encoding heme lyase CcmF/NrfE family subunit — protein sequence MIPELGHLSLILALCMALVMSSFPLIGAWRGDRQWMSLARPAAWGQFSFLVFAFACLAWAFLHDDFSVAYVASNSNSALPWYYKFSAVWGAHEGSLLLWALILGGWTFAVSIFSRELPEEMLARVLAVMGMISTGFLLFLIITSNPFSRLLPQSPADGNDLNPLLQDPGLIIHPPMLYMGYVGFSVAFAFAIAALLGGRLDAAWARWSRPWTLVAWTFLGIGIVLGSWWAYYELGWGGWWFWDPVENASFMPWLVGTALIHSLAVTEKRGVFKSWTVLLAIAAFSLSLLGTFLVRSGVLTSVHAFASDPERGVFILAFLLLVVGGSLTLFALRAPVVKSQVGFALWSRETLLLLNNVVLVVTAAMILLGTLYPLVLDAISGAKLSVGPPYFNALFIPLMAALMLALTVGVLVRWKGTPGEWLLRMLTPVLIATVVLGGLATFAYGDLHWQVLAVFLLAAWVVLGGVRDFLDKVRHKGVIAGAASLNRSYWGMQVAHFGIAVCAIGVVLTSQFSAQRDLRMAPGDRVELAGYQFAFEGTKHFEGPNFTSDKGTIRVTRDGSEVAVLHPEKRLYSVQRSMMTEAGIHGSLTRDLYVALGEPLDNGAWAVRLHIKPFVRFIWLGGLLTALGGVLAALDRRYRLKVKTKVREALGLAAGQGA from the coding sequence ATGATCCCGGAACTCGGCCACCTGTCCCTGATCCTCGCCCTGTGCATGGCGCTGGTGATGTCCAGCTTCCCGCTGATCGGCGCCTGGCGCGGCGATCGCCAGTGGATGAGCCTGGCGCGCCCGGCAGCCTGGGGGCAGTTCAGCTTCCTCGTCTTCGCCTTCGCCTGCCTGGCGTGGGCGTTCCTGCATGACGACTTTTCCGTCGCCTATGTGGCCAGCAACTCCAACAGCGCGCTGCCCTGGTACTACAAGTTCAGCGCCGTGTGGGGCGCCCACGAGGGCTCGCTGCTGCTCTGGGCGCTGATCCTCGGCGGCTGGACCTTCGCCGTGTCGATCTTCTCCCGCGAGCTGCCCGAAGAGATGCTGGCGCGGGTGCTGGCGGTGATGGGCATGATCAGCACCGGCTTCCTGCTGTTCCTGATCATCACCTCCAACCCCTTCTCGCGCCTGCTGCCGCAGTCGCCGGCCGACGGCAACGACCTCAACCCGCTGTTGCAGGACCCGGGCCTGATCATCCACCCGCCGATGCTCTACATGGGTTATGTCGGCTTCTCGGTGGCCTTCGCCTTCGCCATCGCTGCATTGCTCGGCGGCCGCCTCGACGCCGCCTGGGCGCGCTGGTCGCGGCCCTGGACCCTGGTGGCCTGGACCTTCCTCGGCATCGGCATCGTGCTCGGCTCCTGGTGGGCCTACTACGAGCTGGGCTGGGGCGGTTGGTGGTTCTGGGACCCGGTGGAAAACGCCTCCTTCATGCCCTGGCTGGTGGGCACCGCGCTGATCCACTCGCTGGCGGTGACCGAGAAGCGCGGGGTATTCAAGAGCTGGACGGTGCTGCTGGCCATCGCCGCCTTCTCGCTGAGCCTGCTGGGCACCTTCCTGGTCCGCTCGGGCGTGCTGACTTCGGTACACGCCTTCGCCTCCGACCCGGAGCGCGGCGTGTTCATCCTCGCCTTCCTGCTGCTCGTAGTCGGCGGCTCCCTGACGCTGTTTGCCCTGCGCGCGCCGGTGGTGAAGAGCCAGGTCGGCTTCGCCCTGTGGTCCCGCGAGACCCTGCTGCTGCTGAACAATGTGGTGCTGGTGGTGACCGCCGCGATGATCCTGCTCGGCACCCTCTATCCGCTGGTGCTCGACGCTATCAGCGGGGCCAAGCTGTCGGTCGGCCCGCCGTACTTCAATGCCCTGTTCATCCCGCTGATGGCGGCGCTGATGCTGGCCCTGACCGTCGGCGTGCTGGTGCGCTGGAAAGGCACTCCGGGCGAATGGCTGCTGCGCATGCTCACGCCTGTGCTGATCGCCACCGTAGTGCTGGGCGGCCTTGCCACCTTCGCCTATGGCGACCTGCACTGGCAGGTGCTGGCAGTCTTCCTGCTGGCCGCCTGGGTGGTGCTGGGCGGCGTGCGTGATTTCCTCGACAAGGTCCGCCACAAGGGTGTGATCGCCGGGGCTGCCAGCCTCAATCGCAGCTATTGGGGTATGCAGGTGGCGCACTTTGGCATTGCCGTTTGCGCCATCGGCGTGGTGCTGACCAGCCAGTTCAGCGCCCAGCGCGACCTGCGCATGGCGCCGGGCGATCGAGTCGAACTGGCCGGCTACCAGTTCGCCTTCGAGGGCACCAAGCACTTCGAAGGCCCCAACTTCACTTCCGACAAGGGCACCATCCGCGTCACCCGTGACGGTAGCGAAGTGGCCGTGCTGCACCCGGAGAAGCGCCTGTACAGCGTGCAGCGCTCGATGATGACCGAGGCCGGCATCCACGGCAGCCTGACCCGCGACCTCTACGTCGCCCTGGGCGAGCCGCTGGACAACGGTGCCTGGGCCGTGCGCCTGCACATCAAGCCGTTCGTGCGCTTCATCTGGCTGGGCGGTCTGCTGACCGCACTCGGCGGCGTGCTGGCGGCGCTCGACCGACGCTACCGGCTGAAAGTGAAAACCAAGGTGCGCGAGGCCCTGGGCCTGGCCGCCGGACAGGGAGCCTGA
- a CDS encoding heme ABC transporter permease yields the protein MMNWTWFHKLGSPKWFYEISGRWLPWFAVAAALLIAVGLVWGLAFAPPDYQQGNSFRIIYIHVPAAFLAQSCYVMLAVAGAIGLIWKMKIADVAVQCAAPIGAWMTFVALVTGAIWGKPTWGAWWVWDARLTSMLILLFLYFGVIALGQAIGNRDSAAKASAVLAIVGVVNIPIIKYSVEWWNTLHQPATFTITQKPAMPASMWVPLLIMVLGFYCFFAAVLLVRMRLEVLKRESRASWVRSEVERAL from the coding sequence ATGATGAACTGGACTTGGTTTCACAAGCTTGGGTCGCCCAAGTGGTTCTACGAGATCAGCGGTCGCTGGTTGCCCTGGTTTGCCGTCGCTGCAGCGCTGCTGATCGCCGTCGGCCTGGTCTGGGGCCTGGCCTTCGCGCCGCCGGACTACCAGCAAGGCAACAGCTTCCGAATCATCTATATCCACGTGCCGGCGGCGTTCCTGGCGCAGTCCTGCTACGTGATGCTGGCGGTGGCCGGCGCCATCGGCCTGATCTGGAAGATGAAGATCGCCGACGTCGCCGTGCAGTGCGCTGCGCCCATCGGCGCCTGGATGACCTTCGTCGCGCTGGTCACCGGCGCCATCTGGGGCAAGCCGACCTGGGGCGCCTGGTGGGTCTGGGACGCGCGCCTGACCTCGATGCTGATCCTGCTGTTCCTCTATTTCGGCGTGATCGCCCTCGGCCAGGCGATCGGCAACCGCGACAGCGCGGCCAAGGCCAGCGCCGTGCTCGCCATTGTCGGCGTGGTGAACATCCCGATCATCAAGTACTCGGTGGAGTGGTGGAACACCCTGCACCAGCCGGCCACCTTCACCATCACCCAGAAGCCGGCGATGCCCGCTTCCATGTGGGTGCCGCTGCTGATCATGGTGCTCGGCTTCTACTGCTTCTTCGCCGCCGTGCTGCTCGTGCGCATGCGCCTGGAAGTGCTGAAGCGCGAGTCCCGCGCATCCTGGGTTCGCAGCGAGGTAGAGCGCGCATTATGA
- the ccmB gene encoding heme exporter protein CcmB, whose product MSNVFGLLLAREARLQFRRPAELANPLVFFAIVIALFPLAVGPESQMLQNLSPGLVWVAALLAVLLSLDGLFRSDFEDGSLEQWVLSPHPLPLLVLAKVLAHWLVSGLALVLLSPLLALMLGLPVRCLPVLLLSLLLGTPVLSLLGAVGAALTVGLKRGGLLLALLILPLYIPVLILGSGALQASLQGLPTAGHLLWLASLTALALTLTPFAIAAGLKISVGE is encoded by the coding sequence ATGAGCAACGTCTTCGGCCTGCTCCTGGCGCGCGAGGCGCGCCTGCAGTTCCGTCGCCCGGCGGAGCTGGCCAACCCGCTGGTGTTCTTCGCCATCGTCATCGCCCTGTTCCCGCTCGCCGTCGGCCCGGAAAGCCAGATGCTGCAGAACCTCTCGCCGGGCTTGGTGTGGGTAGCGGCGCTGCTGGCGGTGCTGCTGTCGCTGGACGGCCTGTTCCGCAGCGATTTCGAGGACGGCTCGCTCGAGCAGTGGGTCCTTTCGCCGCACCCGCTCCCCCTTCTGGTCCTGGCCAAGGTGCTGGCACACTGGCTCGTTTCGGGGCTGGCCCTGGTCCTGCTGTCGCCGCTACTGGCCCTGATGCTGGGTTTACCGGTACGCTGCCTGCCGGTGCTGTTGCTGTCGCTGTTGCTCGGAACCCCGGTGCTCAGCCTGCTCGGCGCGGTCGGCGCGGCGCTGACCGTTGGCCTGAAGCGTGGTGGACTGCTGCTGGCGTTGCTGATCCTGCCGCTGTACATCCCCGTCCTGATTCTTGGAAGTGGCGCCCTGCAGGCGTCGCTGCAAGGGCTGCCGACCGCCGGGCACCTGCTCTGGCTGGCCAGTCTGACCGCGTTAGCATTGACGCTGACACCCTTCGCCATCGCTGCCGGCCTGAAGATCAGCGTGGGCGAGTGA
- the ccmI gene encoding c-type cytochrome biogenesis protein CcmI has protein sequence MIDFWLAAGLLLLVAMAFLLIPLLRGRRAQTEEDRTALNVALYKERLAELAAEHAAGILDDAQLQAGRNEASRELLADTEGDGERRSRLGRVAPLIAVVLLPLLGLGLYLHWGASDKLALAREFAQPPHSMEEMTARLEKAVKAQPDSAEGWYFLGRTYMTQERFTDAAAAFERAATLSGRQAEVLGQWAQALYFANGKKMAGQPQTVADEALKQDPHEVTTLGLLGIAAFEDKRYADAAGYWQRLVEVLPGDDPSREAIQSGIERARQRLAERGESLPEAPAAPASNGLQLKVEVSLSDAVKGQVKPDDSVFVFARAVNGPPMPLAVKRLKVADLPRAVTLSDADAMMPQLKLSAFPNVELVARVSRAGNAISGEWIGRSQPLSTTAGAGDQAVTIDSPDSH, from the coding sequence ATGATCGACTTCTGGCTCGCCGCCGGCCTGCTGTTGCTGGTGGCCATGGCTTTCCTGCTGATTCCGCTGTTGCGTGGCCGTCGCGCCCAGACCGAGGAAGACCGCACCGCCCTCAACGTCGCCCTGTACAAGGAGCGTCTCGCCGAACTGGCCGCGGAACACGCTGCAGGCATTCTCGACGACGCCCAACTGCAGGCCGGCCGCAACGAGGCCAGCCGCGAACTGCTGGCCGACACCGAAGGTGATGGCGAACGCCGCTCGCGCCTGGGGCGCGTGGCTCCGCTGATCGCCGTGGTACTGCTGCCGTTGCTCGGTCTTGGGCTCTACCTGCACTGGGGCGCCAGCGACAAGCTCGCCCTGGCCCGTGAATTCGCCCAGCCGCCGCACTCGATGGAAGAGATGACCGCGCGTCTGGAGAAGGCCGTGAAGGCCCAACCGGATTCCGCCGAAGGCTGGTACTTCCTCGGCCGTACCTACATGACCCAGGAGCGCTTCACCGACGCCGCCGCCGCCTTCGAGCGCGCCGCCACGCTTTCCGGTCGCCAGGCCGAAGTGCTTGGCCAGTGGGCGCAGGCGCTGTATTTCGCCAATGGCAAGAAGATGGCCGGTCAGCCGCAGACGGTGGCCGACGAGGCGCTCAAGCAGGACCCGCACGAAGTCACCACCCTCGGCCTGCTGGGCATCGCAGCCTTCGAGGACAAGCGCTACGCCGACGCCGCCGGCTACTGGCAACGCCTGGTCGAGGTGCTGCCGGGCGACGATCCTTCGCGCGAGGCGATCCAGAGCGGCATCGAACGCGCTCGCCAACGCCTTGCCGAGCGCGGCGAGAGCCTGCCGGAAGCCCCGGCTGCACCGGCCAGCAACGGTTTGCAGCTGAAGGTCGAAGTCAGCCTGAGCGACGCGGTGAAAGGGCAGGTCAAGCCGGACGACAGCGTCTTCGTCTTCGCCCGTGCGGTGAACGGCCCGCCCATGCCGTTGGCGGTCAAGCGCCTGAAGGTCGCCGATCTGCCGCGCGCGGTCACGCTCAGCGATGCCGACGCCATGATGCCGCAGCTCAAGCTGTCGGCCTTCCCCAATGTCGAGCTGGTGGCGCGCGTGTCGCGTGCCGGCAATGCGATCAGCGGGGAATGGATCGGACGCAGCCAGCCGTTGTCTACTACTGCCGGTGCGGGCGATCAGGCAGTGACCATCGACAGCCCGGACTCGCATTGA
- the ccmH gene encoding cytochrome c maturation protein CcmH produces MKRLLAVALLGLTLCGVARAAIDTYEFPDEGERQRFRDLTTELRCPKCQNQDIADSNAPIAADLRKQIYEQLKQGKSDDQIVDYMVARYGDFVRYKPPVNERTWLLWFGPAALLGFGVLVIGVMVARRRRGASGAASTLSAEEQARLNQLLDNQDK; encoded by the coding sequence ATGAAGCGCCTGCTTGCCGTGGCCCTGCTGGGCCTGACCTTGTGCGGCGTGGCACGCGCTGCGATCGACACCTACGAATTCCCCGACGAAGGCGAGCGCCAGCGTTTCCGCGACCTGACCACCGAGCTGCGCTGCCCGAAGTGTCAGAACCAGGACATCGCCGACTCCAATGCGCCCATCGCCGCCGACCTGCGCAAGCAGATCTACGAGCAACTGAAACAGGGCAAGAGCGACGACCAGATCGTCGACTACATGGTCGCCCGCTACGGCGATTTCGTGCGCTACAAGCCGCCGGTCAACGAGCGGACCTGGCTGCTCTGGTTCGGCCCGGCTGCCTTGCTGGGCTTCGGTGTGCTGGTGATCGGCGTCATGGTGGCGCGTCGCCGCCGCGGTGCCAGCGGCGCTGCCTCCACGCTGTCCGCCGAGGAACAGGCTCGTCTGAATCAATTGCTGGATAACCAAGACAAATGA
- the dsbE gene encoding thiol:disulfide interchange protein DsbE, with amino-acid sequence MKRAILLLPLAIFLIVAVFLYKALWKDPSELPSALIDKPFPAFSLPGVLEPNRTFTLADLKGRPALVNVWGTWCPTCRFEHPVLTQLAEQGVVIVGINYKDDNAAAQKWLNELHNPYVLNIADAQGTLGLDLGVYGAPETYLIDKNGIIRHKLVGAVDEKVWREQLAPIYQGLVDEAGGK; translated from the coding sequence TTGAAGCGTGCGATCCTGCTGTTGCCGCTGGCGATCTTCCTGATCGTCGCGGTATTCCTCTACAAGGCGCTGTGGAAAGACCCGTCCGAGCTGCCCTCGGCGCTGATCGACAAGCCGTTCCCGGCCTTCTCGCTGCCTGGCGTGCTGGAACCGAACCGCACCTTCACCTTGGCAGACCTCAAGGGCCGGCCGGCGCTGGTCAACGTATGGGGCACCTGGTGCCCGACCTGCCGCTTCGAGCATCCGGTGCTGACCCAGCTGGCGGAGCAGGGCGTGGTGATCGTCGGGATCAACTACAAGGACGACAACGCCGCCGCGCAGAAGTGGCTGAACGAGCTGCACAACCCCTACGTGCTGAACATCGCCGACGCCCAGGGCACCCTGGGGCTGGACCTGGGCGTGTACGGCGCGCCGGAAACCTACCTGATCGACAAGAACGGCATCATCCGCCACAAGCTGGTCGGCGCCGTCGACGAGAAGGTCTGGCGCGAGCAGCTCGCGCCGATCTACCAGGGCCTGGTCGACGAGGCGGGTGGCAAATGA